A DNA window from Thermosynechococcaceae cyanobacterium Okahandja contains the following coding sequences:
- a CDS encoding Uma2 family endonuclease, whose product MVQAQPQLLSFDEFIQWLPESSECCYELHRGVVVEIPKPRGRHSEIAGLISGKLFTEIERWQLPYFIPKECIIPSVGGESGYEPDGVVLNRVTIRDEPRWERESVITLGQSVRLVVEVVSQNWQDDYLHKLADYQALGIGEYWVVDYAALGGRIYIGNPKRPTLSVYRLMEDGEYDVQLFREDEKVQSGVFPQLAIAAQEILNPTSDEY is encoded by the coding sequence ATGGTGCAGGCACAACCGCAACTTCTATCGTTTGATGAATTTATCCAGTGGCTACCAGAGTCCTCGGAATGTTGCTATGAGCTACATCGCGGGGTAGTGGTTGAGATACCAAAACCGCGAGGCAGGCACTCTGAGATAGCAGGACTCATCAGTGGCAAATTATTCACCGAGATTGAGCGGTGGCAGTTACCTTACTTCATCCCCAAAGAGTGCATTATTCCTTCAGTTGGCGGAGAGTCGGGCTATGAGCCAGATGGGGTGGTTCTAAATCGGGTTACGATCAGAGACGAGCCACGCTGGGAACGAGAATCTGTCATTACCTTGGGTCAATCGGTGCGGTTAGTGGTAGAAGTTGTCAGTCAGAATTGGCAGGATGACTATTTGCACAAGCTCGCTGATTATCAAGCTCTGGGGATTGGGGAATATTGGGTCGTGGATTATGCCGCGCTGGGAGGACGCATTTACATTGGCAATCCCAAACGTCCAACGCTTTCGGTGTATCGGTTGATGGAGGATGGGGAATATGACGTGCAACTCTTCCGCGAAGATGAAAAAGTGCAGTCGGGGGTGTTTCCTCAGTTGGCGATCGCGGCTCAAGAAATTTTGAATCCAACTTCGGACGAGTATTGA
- a CDS encoding aromatic ring-hydroxylating dioxygenase subunit alpha: MLKNFWYGVEVSSAVCDRPVSLILMGERIVLYRNSQGSIHALGDRCVHRGAALSAGWVEGNCIRCPYHGWTFNSSGECVDIPANPRDLPIPKRGRVKTYPVQEKYGFIWLFWGDIDPAEAPPIPDFPQFADPQLRCVYGEYRWNANFTRVMENTIDCSHTMFMHRKSLGNADDAIIPDYDMTMGEWEAEAVLPISIKRLVGLWRWISRKDAKTERIYRVCLPNITFIGLKFDHFYLDTFVISIPVSPTVTVSKWALMRNFLKFPFVDAQTRKVGVRLLSEDERAVKTQDPLVSPFLSNSTDLLQASDGTVIAYRRLLKKCYDLGWWQEPSLPAAAAPTSVLTTTP; encoded by the coding sequence ATGCTCAAGAATTTTTGGTACGGTGTTGAAGTTAGCAGTGCCGTTTGCGATCGCCCCGTGAGTTTGATTCTGATGGGGGAGCGGATTGTGCTCTATCGCAACAGTCAAGGGAGCATTCATGCCTTGGGCGATCGCTGTGTTCACCGCGGCGCGGCGCTTTCCGCGGGCTGGGTTGAGGGCAACTGCATTCGCTGCCCCTACCACGGTTGGACCTTTAACAGCAGCGGTGAGTGCGTAGATATTCCTGCCAACCCGCGGGACCTGCCCATTCCCAAGCGAGGACGGGTCAAAACCTACCCCGTGCAAGAAAAATACGGCTTTATCTGGCTCTTTTGGGGCGATATTGACCCCGCCGAAGCACCCCCCATTCCAGACTTTCCCCAGTTTGCGGATCCGCAATTGCGCTGCGTCTATGGCGAATACCGCTGGAACGCCAATTTTACCCGCGTTATGGAAAACACCATTGACTGCTCCCACACCATGTTTATGCATCGCAAATCCCTCGGCAATGCCGACGATGCCATCATTCCTGACTACGACATGACGATGGGGGAGTGGGAAGCAGAAGCCGTGCTGCCCATCAGCATTAAGCGACTGGTGGGTCTGTGGCGCTGGATTTCCCGCAAAGATGCCAAAACCGAGCGCATCTATCGGGTCTGCTTGCCCAATATCACCTTTATTGGCCTCAAGTTTGATCACTTTTATCTCGACACCTTTGTCATTAGTATCCCCGTTAGCCCCACCGTCACAGTCAGTAAGTGGGCACTCATGCGCAATTTCCTTAAATTCCCCTTTGTGGATGCCCAAACCCGCAAAGTTGGCGTGCGACTCCTCAGCGAAGACGAGCGCGCCGTCAAAACCCAAGATCCCCTTGTGTCCCCATTTTTGAGCAATAGCACCGATCTGCTCCAAGCCTCCGATGGCACCGTGATTGCCTATCGGCGACTGCTGAAAAAGTGCTACGACCTAGGCTGGTGGCAGGAACCCTCCTTACCTGCGGCGGCAGCCCCCACCTCAGTTCTCACGACTACGCCTTAA
- a CDS encoding exopolysaccharide biosynthesis protein yields the protein MARLSADLAQAFLTPSDSPDTAAVLTQQQVTLADILELAGERTFGFLMVVLSLPSALPIPAPGYSTPFGIVLLILGLQLAWGVPTPWLPPRLRRRSMPRTHAQKIIRAALPWLRRLELISRPRLRAICTSRGGQLLLGAAVSLMAISMILPIPGTNTLPAIGIFITGFGLLDDDGLISLAGLVVCLMGLVVTTSILVALIWGGSSVLDMLKGAF from the coding sequence ATGGCTCGGCTTTCTGCGGATTTAGCGCAAGCTTTTTTAACCCCTTCTGACTCCCCTGACACCGCCGCCGTTTTGACCCAGCAGCAGGTCACCCTTGCGGATATTTTAGAGTTAGCCGGAGAGCGCACCTTTGGTTTTTTAATGGTTGTGCTCTCTTTGCCCTCAGCCCTACCAATTCCAGCCCCCGGCTATTCCACCCCGTTTGGTATTGTCCTGCTCATCCTCGGATTGCAACTGGCATGGGGGGTACCAACACCATGGTTACCCCCGCGGCTGCGGCGGCGCAGTATGCCTCGCACCCATGCCCAAAAAATCATCCGTGCTGCCCTACCTTGGCTGCGGCGGCTTGAGTTAATCTCGCGCCCGCGTTTGCGTGCCATCTGCACCAGTCGTGGTGGACAGTTGCTTCTTGGTGCCGCCGTGTCGCTGATGGCCATTTCGATGATTCTACCGATTCCGGGCACCAATACCTTACCGGCGATCGGCATCTTTATTACCGGGTTTGGCCTGCTGGATGACGACGGCCTGATTAGTTTGGCGGGGCTGGTGGTGTGCCTCATGGGATTGGTGGTGACCACCTCAATTCTCGTGGCTCTGATTTGGGGTGGCAGCAGCGTGTTGGATATGCTCAAGGGAGCCTTTTAA
- a CDS encoding aromatic ring-hydroxylating dioxygenase subunit alpha has product MPTTLPTNFWYAVEFSRNLTKTPVPVTLMGQQYVLYRDDHGRAIALGNQCPHRGAALHRGWVEDNCLRCPYHGWKFDASGACVDIPADLPGVPIPKRAKVATYPVQEQDGMIWLYVGDSPDTAAAPLPHLLPELGDPQWRAVYGEYTWNAHYTRVIESNLDVSHAAFVHPPFYGNRDRATVDEYEVSTTPYSATATVKAPAPKRRTFLKYLLKEENRYSLTTITVYLPTINRIEIDFGFRGYKYIYYTTSLPIDENTTLAKYIGLRNFLTFPWADKNSHDNAYKTYIEDQAVVQTCHPLAAPTDFQQELLVASDALIIAYRKLLGHYTAGRSLSAV; this is encoded by the coding sequence ATGCCGACGACCTTACCCACCAACTTTTGGTATGCGGTCGAGTTTAGCCGCAACCTCACCAAGACCCCTGTACCCGTCACCCTCATGGGGCAGCAGTACGTTCTCTATCGCGATGACCACGGCCGCGCCATTGCCCTTGGTAACCAGTGTCCCCACCGCGGGGCTGCCCTCCATCGCGGCTGGGTCGAAGATAACTGTCTGCGCTGCCCTTACCACGGCTGGAAATTTGATGCCAGTGGTGCCTGTGTTGATATTCCCGCTGATTTACCCGGCGTGCCGATCCCGAAGCGCGCCAAAGTGGCCACCTATCCGGTTCAGGAGCAGGATGGCATGATTTGGCTCTACGTGGGGGATAGCCCCGATACAGCAGCGGCCCCCCTGCCCCACCTGCTGCCGGAGCTAGGGGATCCCCAGTGGCGGGCGGTGTATGGCGAATATACCTGGAATGCCCACTACACGCGGGTAATTGAAAGTAATTTGGATGTGTCCCACGCGGCCTTTGTGCATCCGCCCTTCTACGGCAATCGCGATCGCGCCACCGTGGATGAGTACGAGGTCAGCACAACCCCCTACAGCGCCACCGCCACCGTCAAAGCCCCCGCCCCCAAGCGCCGCACTTTTTTGAAATACCTGCTCAAGGAAGAGAACCGCTACTCCCTCACCACCATTACCGTGTATCTGCCCACCATCAATCGCATTGAAATTGATTTTGGCTTCCGCGGCTACAAGTACATCTATTACACCACCAGTTTGCCCATCGACGAGAACACCACCCTCGCCAAGTACATTGGCCTGCGTAACTTCCTCACGTTCCCATGGGCCGATAAAAATTCCCACGACAATGCCTACAAAACCTACATCGAAGATCAGGCGGTGGTGCAAACCTGCCACCCCTTGGCCGCCCCCACCGACTTTCAGCAGGAGTTACTGGTGGCTTCCGATGCCCTGATTATTGCCTACCGCAAATTACTGGGGCATTACACCGCCGGGCGATCGCTGAGCGCAGTTTAA
- a CDS encoding Uma2 family endonuclease: MSTTAIKPHQPPQAVRFTVQDYHRLGTLGFLGEDDHIELIRGELIHMAAKGTAHETCLTRLLRALLPILGDRATLRCQSPITIAFDGEPEPDVAIVKNREDDYETAHPTATDTLLVIEVADSSLEYDRTVKLSLYAEAAIPHYWLFNGVDRILEAYSEPAQITREQFGYLSRHIVTPSGAIALPVGEGVLSLAQIFP; encoded by the coding sequence ATGAGCACTACTGCAATTAAACCCCATCAACCCCCTCAAGCCGTGCGATTTACGGTACAGGACTATCACCGTTTAGGAACATTAGGCTTTCTGGGCGAGGATGACCACATCGAACTGATTCGGGGAGAGTTGATACACATGGCAGCGAAGGGAACCGCCCATGAAACCTGTCTCACCCGATTGCTGAGGGCGCTTCTCCCCATCCTTGGAGATCGGGCAACGCTCCGGTGTCAGTCGCCGATTACAATCGCCTTTGATGGGGAACCAGAACCAGATGTTGCCATCGTGAAGAACCGCGAGGATGATTACGAAACAGCCCATCCCACTGCTACTGATACGCTGCTGGTGATTGAGGTGGCGGATTCGTCATTGGAATACGATCGCACTGTCAAGCTATCGCTCTATGCTGAGGCTGCTATTCCCCACTATTGGCTGTTTAATGGGGTCGATCGCATACTGGAAGCCTACAGCGAACCTGCTCAAATTACGCGGGAGCAGTTTGGCTATCTGAGTCGTCATATTGTCACCCCCTCCGGCGCGATCGCCCTGCCGGTGGGAGAGGGGGTGCTCTCTCTAGCTCAAATCTTCCCTTGA